Proteins co-encoded in one Tursiops truncatus isolate mTurTru1 chromosome 17, mTurTru1.mat.Y, whole genome shotgun sequence genomic window:
- the RHPN1 gene encoding rhophilin-1 isoform X2: MVPEGRPDGAGAGEESARLQAAGSVRKGCDLLANSQHGCLQSRRAQIHQQINRELRMRTGAENLYRATSNARVRETVALELSYVNSSLQLLKEELEGLDGNVDADQPQSEGVTVPMIPLGLKETKQLDWATPLKELISGHFGEDSASYEAEIRELEDLRQAARTPSRSEAGLELLTAYYNQLCFQEARFVTPARSLGLLFHWYDSLTGVPAQQRALAFEKGSVLFNIGALHTQIGARQDRSCPEGTSCAVEAFQRAAGAFSLLRENFSHAPSPDMSPASLSMLEQLMTAQAQECVFEGLLLQAPVAPRDCLAQLHLAQEAAQVAAEYRLVHQTMAQPPVQDYVPFPWTTLVHVKAEYFRALAHYHAALALCDGAPVAEAELPALEQIFLGLPASSEPRGPALPQEQEDRRKLGKAHLKRAILGQEEALRLHAVCRALRRVDLLQVVLAQALRRSLAKYSELDLEDDFCEAAEAPDVRPKTQRRPEGRAPSFSRVKVADIFHRLGPLSVFSARNRWRLAGPIHVARGEGGFGFTLRGDAPVLIAAVVPGGRAAAAGLKEGDYIVSVNGQPCRWWKHADVVAQLKGVGDEGVSLQVLTLLPGAEPPGSGDRRPALGALLRSQKECGWETPGPAQASPRPLLGWNRKAKRGKAGRRLSPAPHP; encoded by the exons ATGGTCCCTGAGGGGAGGCCGGACGGTGCGGGCGCCGGCGAGGAGAGCGCCCGGCTGCAGGCGGCGGGCAGCGTCCGCAAG GGCTGTGACCTCCTGGCAAATTCACAGCACGGCTGCCTGCAGAGTCGCAGGGCCCAGATCCACCAGCAGATCAACAGGGAGCTGAGGATGCGGACGGGCGCCGAGAACCTGTACAG AGCCACCAGCAATGCCCGGGTGAGGGAGACTGTAGCCCTGGAGCTGAGCTACGTCAACTCCAGCCTGCAGCTGCTGAAGGAGGAGTTGGAGGGGCTCGATGGCAACGTGGACGCCGACCAGCCCCAgag CGAAGGTGTCACTGTCCCCATGATCCCCCTGGGGCTGAAGGAGACCAAGCAGCTAGACTGGGCCACGCCCCTGAAG GAGCTGATCTCAGGGCACTTTGGAGAGGACAGTGCTTCCTACGAGGCTGAAATCCGGGAGCTGGAGGACCTGCGGCAG GCCGCGCGGACCCCTAGCCGGAGCGAGGCGGGCCTGGAGCTGCTCACGGCCTACTACAATCAGCTGTGTTTCCAGGAGGCGCGCTTTGTCACCCCGGCCAGGAGCCTGGGGCTGCTGTTCCACTG GTATGACTCGCTGACGGGGGTTCCGGCCCAGCAGCGGGCCCTGGCCTTCGAGAAGGGCAGCGTGCTCTTCAACATCGGCGCCCTCCACACCCAGATCGGGGCTCGCCAGGACCGCTCCTGCCCCGAGGGCACCAGCTGTGCTGTGGAGGCCTTTCAGAGGGCTGCGG GGGCCTTCAGCCTCCTGAGGGAGAACTTCTCCCACGCACCCAGCCCCGACATGAGCCCCGCCTCACTCTCCATGCTGGAGCAGCTCATGACCGCCCAGGCCCAGGAGTGCGTCTTCGAGGGCCTCTTGCTGCAGGCCCCCGTGGCTCCCCGTGACTGCCTGGCCCAGCTCCACCTGGCTCAGGAGGCCGCCCAG GTGGCGGCCGAGTACCGGCTGGTGCATCAGACCATGGCCCAGCCGCCCGTCCAGGACTACGTGCCCTTCCCCTGGACCACCCTGGTGCACGTGAAGGCCGAGTACTTCCGCGCCCTGGCCCACTACCACGCGGCCCTGGCCCTGTGTGACGGCGCCC CGGTGGCGGAGGCGGAGCTTCCAGCCCTCGAGCAGATCTTCCTCGGGCTCCCGGCCTCGTCTGAGCCCCggggccccgccctgccccaggAGCAGGAGGACCGCCGGAAGCTGG GCAAGGCCCACCTGAAGCGGGCCATCCTGGGTCAGGAGGAGGCCCTGCGGCTGCATGCCGTGTGCCGGGCCCTGCGCAGGGTGGACCTGCTGCAGGTCGTGCTGGCCCAGGCGCTGCGGCGCTCTCTGGCCAAGTACTCGGAACTCGACCTCGAGGACGACTTCTGTGAGGCCGCCGAAGCCCCTGACGTTCGGC CTAAGACGCAGCGGAGGCCGGAGGGCAGGGCGCCCAGCTTCTCCCGGGTGAAGGTGGCTGACATCTTCCATCGTCTG GGGCCCCTGTCCGTGTTCTCAGCCAGGAACCGCTGGCGGCTGGCAGGGCCCATCCACGTGGCCCGAGGAGAGGGCGGCTTCGGCTTCACGCTGCGGGGCGACGCGCCCGTCCTCATCGCGGCTGTCGTTCCAGGGGGCCGGGCCGCG GCGGCCGGCCTGAAGGAGGGTGACTACATCGTGTCAGTGAACGGGCAGCCGTGCAGGTGGTGGAAGCATGCAGATGTGGTAGCCCAGCTGAAGGGCGTGGGCGACGAGGGCGTGAGCCTGCAGGTGCTGACGCTGCTGCCTGGTGCCGAGCCGCCTGGCTCG GGGGACCGCCGGCCAGCCCTGGGGGCGCTTCTGAGGAGCCAGAAGGAGTGTGGCTGGGAGACACCAGGGCCCGCACAAgccagccccaggcccctccttGGCTGGAACCGCAAGGCCAAGAGGGGCAAGGCTGGAAGGAGGctgtccccagccccacacccctGA
- the RHPN1 gene encoding rhophilin-1 isoform X1, whose product MVPEGRPDGAGAGEESARLQAAGSVRKGCDLLANSQHGCLQSRRAQIHQQINRELRMRTGAENLYRATSNARVRETVALELSYVNSSLQLLKEELEGLDGNVDADQPQSEGVTVPMIPLGLKETKQLDWATPLKELISGHFGEDSASYEAEIRELEDLRQAARTPSRSEAGLELLTAYYNQLCFQEARFVTPARSLGLLFHWYDSLTGVPAQQRALAFEKGSVLFNIGALHTQIGARQDRSCPEGTSCAVEAFQRAAGAFSLLRENFSHAPSPDMSPASLSMLEQLMTAQAQECVFEGLLLQAPVAPRDCLAQLHLAQEAAQVAAEYRLVHQTMAQPPVQDYVPFPWTTLVHVKAEYFRALAHYHAALALCDGAPVAEAELPALEQIFLGLPASSEPRGPALPQEQEDRRKLGKAHLKRAILGQEEALRLHAVCRALRRVDLLQVVLAQALRRSLAKYSELDLEDDFCEAAEAPDVRREQPGPLAKTQRRPEGRAPSFSRVKVADIFHRLGPLSVFSARNRWRLAGPIHVARGEGGFGFTLRGDAPVLIAAVVPGGRAAAAGLKEGDYIVSVNGQPCRWWKHADVVAQLKGVGDEGVSLQVLTLLPGAEPPGSGDRRPALGALLRSQKECGWETPGPAQASPRPLLGWNRKAKRGKAGRRLSPAPHP is encoded by the exons ATGGTCCCTGAGGGGAGGCCGGACGGTGCGGGCGCCGGCGAGGAGAGCGCCCGGCTGCAGGCGGCGGGCAGCGTCCGCAAG GGCTGTGACCTCCTGGCAAATTCACAGCACGGCTGCCTGCAGAGTCGCAGGGCCCAGATCCACCAGCAGATCAACAGGGAGCTGAGGATGCGGACGGGCGCCGAGAACCTGTACAG AGCCACCAGCAATGCCCGGGTGAGGGAGACTGTAGCCCTGGAGCTGAGCTACGTCAACTCCAGCCTGCAGCTGCTGAAGGAGGAGTTGGAGGGGCTCGATGGCAACGTGGACGCCGACCAGCCCCAgag CGAAGGTGTCACTGTCCCCATGATCCCCCTGGGGCTGAAGGAGACCAAGCAGCTAGACTGGGCCACGCCCCTGAAG GAGCTGATCTCAGGGCACTTTGGAGAGGACAGTGCTTCCTACGAGGCTGAAATCCGGGAGCTGGAGGACCTGCGGCAG GCCGCGCGGACCCCTAGCCGGAGCGAGGCGGGCCTGGAGCTGCTCACGGCCTACTACAATCAGCTGTGTTTCCAGGAGGCGCGCTTTGTCACCCCGGCCAGGAGCCTGGGGCTGCTGTTCCACTG GTATGACTCGCTGACGGGGGTTCCGGCCCAGCAGCGGGCCCTGGCCTTCGAGAAGGGCAGCGTGCTCTTCAACATCGGCGCCCTCCACACCCAGATCGGGGCTCGCCAGGACCGCTCCTGCCCCGAGGGCACCAGCTGTGCTGTGGAGGCCTTTCAGAGGGCTGCGG GGGCCTTCAGCCTCCTGAGGGAGAACTTCTCCCACGCACCCAGCCCCGACATGAGCCCCGCCTCACTCTCCATGCTGGAGCAGCTCATGACCGCCCAGGCCCAGGAGTGCGTCTTCGAGGGCCTCTTGCTGCAGGCCCCCGTGGCTCCCCGTGACTGCCTGGCCCAGCTCCACCTGGCTCAGGAGGCCGCCCAG GTGGCGGCCGAGTACCGGCTGGTGCATCAGACCATGGCCCAGCCGCCCGTCCAGGACTACGTGCCCTTCCCCTGGACCACCCTGGTGCACGTGAAGGCCGAGTACTTCCGCGCCCTGGCCCACTACCACGCGGCCCTGGCCCTGTGTGACGGCGCCC CGGTGGCGGAGGCGGAGCTTCCAGCCCTCGAGCAGATCTTCCTCGGGCTCCCGGCCTCGTCTGAGCCCCggggccccgccctgccccaggAGCAGGAGGACCGCCGGAAGCTGG GCAAGGCCCACCTGAAGCGGGCCATCCTGGGTCAGGAGGAGGCCCTGCGGCTGCATGCCGTGTGCCGGGCCCTGCGCAGGGTGGACCTGCTGCAGGTCGTGCTGGCCCAGGCGCTGCGGCGCTCTCTGGCCAAGTACTCGGAACTCGACCTCGAGGACGACTTCTGTGAGGCCGCCGAAGCCCCTGACGTTCGGCGTGAGCAGCCAGGCCCCTTGG CTAAGACGCAGCGGAGGCCGGAGGGCAGGGCGCCCAGCTTCTCCCGGGTGAAGGTGGCTGACATCTTCCATCGTCTG GGGCCCCTGTCCGTGTTCTCAGCCAGGAACCGCTGGCGGCTGGCAGGGCCCATCCACGTGGCCCGAGGAGAGGGCGGCTTCGGCTTCACGCTGCGGGGCGACGCGCCCGTCCTCATCGCGGCTGTCGTTCCAGGGGGCCGGGCCGCG GCGGCCGGCCTGAAGGAGGGTGACTACATCGTGTCAGTGAACGGGCAGCCGTGCAGGTGGTGGAAGCATGCAGATGTGGTAGCCCAGCTGAAGGGCGTGGGCGACGAGGGCGTGAGCCTGCAGGTGCTGACGCTGCTGCCTGGTGCCGAGCCGCCTGGCTCG GGGGACCGCCGGCCAGCCCTGGGGGCGCTTCTGAGGAGCCAGAAGGAGTGTGGCTGGGAGACACCAGGGCCCGCACAAgccagccccaggcccctccttGGCTGGAACCGCAAGGCCAAGAGGGGCAAGGCTGGAAGGAGGctgtccccagccccacacccctGA